The genomic region AGTAAATCTTATACCTAAACATGCTTCAAAGTGCTTTTAAATAAGCCTTCATTTATTGTAGTTAATTGAGATAACGAGTCTTATAAATAGAATCTTGCAAttgattcaatatatatatatatatatatatatatgagaatctCTCATATTCTCTTGGTAATTTACTTGTTAGTGATCAAAGTGATTTTAAATAAGTCTTCATTTATTGCATTTCATTAATGATGTAATGAAGTATTAATCAAAGCATCAAACAGATAACACTAAtggctaaaataattttttttggatTTGAGTGAATAAAACAAAAACACACTAATAGTTATATATGACTATGGTGTAGTTTACCTAAATTTAAATCTAAAGACTAAACCTCTTTTAGAAGAAGACCGAACAAAGTAAAATCTATTGAATATTGTTAAAGCTTAATGATCATGCAATATGCATAAGTTTCAATAACAACACCGTCAAAGCATCGATCAAGCACATACTGAAGCCCACAATAATTGCACAAGTATCTACCATATTTGCACACATCACACCCTACGCTTAGATGTGCACAAACTTCTACCACCAATCCATTACTGTCCTTCACCAACATGCCTAAGAGGTCAGCCTAATCTTGCTCATCAAAGGCTTCATTTGTATTAATCTTCATCACATTTTCCTTTTGCACTTTTCATCGAACAAGTCGTAGCCTATGAGGTAAGATAATGTGTCAAATCaagatataaataaaaaaaatcaaaatgcatACTTCTTACTTTCTTAGAGATAATTTTTACTTTCTTAATGCCTTAAAGGACACAAAACAACCCCTCATCGTATGCACCGCATCCTTTATAGTTTACCTAAATTTAAAACTAAAGACTAAACCTCTTTTAGAAGAAGACCAAACAAAGTAAAATCCATTGAATATTGTTAAAGCTTAATGATCAGGCAATATGCATAAGTTTCAATAACAACACCGACAAAGCATTGATCAAGCACATACTGAAGCCCACAATATTTGCACAAGTATCCATCATATTTACACACATCACACTCTACGCTTAGATGTGCACAAACTTCTACTACCAATCCATTACTGTCCTTCACCAACATGCCCAAAAGATCAGCTTGATCTTGCTCATCAAAGGCTCCATTTGTATTAATCTTCATCACATTTTCCTTTTGCACTTTTCATCGAACAAGTCGTAGCCTATGAGGTAAGATAAGGTGTCAAATCAAAATATAgatgaaaaaaatcaaaatgcATACTTTTTACTTTCTTAGAGATAATTCTTACTTTCTCAATGCCTTAAAGGACACAAAGCAATCCCTCATCGGATGCACCACATCCTCCCTAAGCGCAGCACACCATTGGCatctaaaataattagaaatcaAAGTAAAAGCAATCTATGTTGTAGTGGGAAGTATTCCATGCCTTGCCTGTCAAGCAAACAATTTGATGTTTTTTCCTTCCACACATTTCTCCAATAATATTTACACAGAACCAATAGACCTTAATAAAAGCTAATTGTACATTGTTTTAGCGGTGAACAAGACTCAgttcaatttaaaaaatattaaatttcgagttaattgaaTCGAGTTATTTGATATTTTTGAGCCAAATCGTATAAGTAATTTGAGTTTAGAGTTGGAGTCGTATCGAACTTTGGCGTAAGTACCCCTTTGGTCCCTAcccaattttgaaaatgaacaaattgatcactctcaacaaaaatttaaaaattttcaaaaaaaatcaaattaatttataaaaatctaaatatttataaaaattcaacaatttatatttttaaaaattataaaataaaaaataaaattctaaagaatatataaaaaagtttaaaaattctaaaataatagTTTTGAGacctaaataagtaaattaactatttaagtttatcatactaaagtatttttctcttattttgttttaaaatagttttcaaatatatataatttcaaatttgaataaatctcaaaattacacATAAAGTTTAATTTGGTACCATTATACACGTGAAACTCGGTTAatcctaatattaaattaaatgaaaaagattaTATTAGCATAGACATATTATAAttgtaaagtaaaaataaagtcaaatatttagaatttattttctttttgctatagttttcaaaattaaatcatATTAAATAAGTTCATTggatgaattaaattaaatattagatGAAATATCATTCCAGAATAATATGTTAGATTAATTGACTTACGAATCTATATATAACAAATGAAATTtcttatataaatttttaaaattttaatcgaaTAAATGGAATTAATGAAGTAATAATTTAATGCACTCGACCAccaattttattatgaaaaacAACTTCAAATAAATTTCAAGACCATTAAAAAAAGACAACAGGGCAACGCTGGAATTTCCTTAGAAAAAGATGTTATTGTGTAGGTGTGATACAGGTGATTATTACCATGTCAAAGACAGCCCCATTAGACCCCTCTTCAAAAGTGCCGAACTCCTATATAACTCTTCTCTCTCCATCTCTTGTACTGTTTCTGTCTTCAAAACGCCTCGAAAGATCTAATCTTTCACCTTCTTCTAAACTCTTCAAATaaggcaaagaaaaaaaaaaacacccaaaaaggtaaactttatttattatttttaattaaattttgtagCTTTTGTTTTTGACTTTCATAGTTTTGATCTAGTTTTGAATTGTTTTCCTGCCTTTTTCCTAATACACTGAATAGATCATTCGTCTAATCCCACCTTGTTTATATGCTTTCTTCTTTGTTTTTGCTTTAATTATTGTGGGTTTTGCTTGGGAATTTTCAGGTTCGAATaagtttttagtttttttaatgttttttggtGTTAAAAAATTTCTTGGTTTTAATCAATTATCATGAACTTGAaagataagaaaaagaaaaaagatggtgGGAATTTCTCTGGGTTTTCAATTCCATGACTTGTTTCGGAATTTCTCGCGGAATTTCTGTTGTTACTGTTTATAAATTATTAGTTTTCATGGTTTTTTTTAGTTCCCAGTGGTTTTTGAAACGCATTAATCTCTTGGCATTTGATTTTATATACTTTGATGTATGTACAATCAAACTAGTGCAATATATTCATATTGTTTATCATGTTTCATAACTTGGATCCGTTGACTATGTAATTTGCAGATGAAAATCGGGTTCCTTGTATTTGTAGCTGTTGCATTGCTAGCATTCTTGTGTAGCCTGAATGCCGTGTATGGAATTAGATTCGTAATTGATAGAGAAGAATGCTTCTCTCACGATGTTAAGTATGAAGGGGATACAATTCATGTGTCGTTTGTTGTCATCAAGGCTGATTCAACTTGGCATAATAGTCATGAGGGTGTTGATCTGGTGGTAAGCTTCCTCTTCTCCTTATTACGGCTAATTTGGTTTCGACATTGTCATTCGTTCCTTATGCTTCAACTGCTAGCATGTAGTTCAGTTTCTTACTTAGGGCATAGTTAAGAGTGTGAACTGCAAGAGAATAGTATTTTAGAATTGGTGATCTTGTGGATCTAAATCAGATCTGACTCCTCTATTACTTATACTGATTATGAGCCCTTTTCTCAAAGTCCAAAATCGAATTTGAAATTATAGTTTGTATTACATGAAAAACATAAGTTTCTAGTCCATCAACAATATACTCTTGTATTGGACAAGAAATGGAAACAGATtccaaattttccacttttagGAACCTATCAGCTGCTAAGGCGATTATTAGGGGTTGTTCTTTCTCTACAAAGTTCCATGGTGCTTTAGGTGGTAATAAGTCGTCTTGATCTGAATAAGTTGGATTCTGAAAATAGGGTCATAAAATTTTTTACTTATAGTGCTTTCAAGTCAAACGATAAGATGAATATAAagattctctttttcttttgaattGCCTATTTGCATAAATTTTTCAGGAACTCAAATTTAACAATCTTATTTTGCTTCCTACTTGTTGCGATTATTAGGTGAAGGGACCTACCGGTGATCAGATTCAAGACTATCGAGACAAGATAAGTGAGAAATTTGAGTTTGTTGCTCATCAGAAAGGAATACACCGTTTCTGTTTCAGTAATAAATCTCCTTACTATGAAACGGTTGACTTTGATGTACATGAAAGTCATTTTACATACTATGATCAGCATGCAAAGGATGGTGAGTCGTTTTCTGTTTGCTTTTATGTTTCTCTTTTGCTGTCGAACCTTTAATATAAAGAGTACTGAGTGCTGTTCTTATGCTTCTCTGCAGAGCATTTCAACCCTTTGTTAGAGCAAATATCTAAGTTAGAGGAAGCTCTTTATAACATCCAGTTTGAACAGCACTGGTTAGAGGCTCAGACAGAACGTCAGGCAATAGGTATATTCGtattaaacttttttttatttttaattacagaCAGCTGTGGACGATGTTCCGTCTTTGATACCTTTGAGACTTGTGTATCTGTTACCATACCTTCAAACTCATAGGTAGCTGAAGCCTTTACTTTGAATCAATTCGAGACAATTGTTAGATTCAATTGTGAATTACAATAAAGTGTCACTTCGTTATGTTTTAAAACTTATATGATTTAGGTTGCTAGACTATGTTTATTAGATACTTTAGACTTGTATGCTAGGAGTCACTTTTTGACATATTTTGCTCACTGAATGGCTGAAAAGTTTGTTTCGATACATGTAAatatgcatttttttttttttttataaatcatAGAAGTAATCTAAGCTTTGTTGCATATCATGAGGATGAAAAAGAATTTAGGTGAAACCATTCTTTTTTTTGGTCAAGACTCGGCTAGAACTAGATGACATGGGTTCAAATCTAGTCACCCTTTCCCCTTTCCCTTTCCCTCAATATTGtatgataaaaaaatatatgtTTTTGAGACGCTGGTGCTAATAGATATTATTCAAGGAAAAAGAACCCTTTAATGTAGGCATTGCTTGAATTGCTCTCATGATTCCTTTCCAGTTGATTACTTTTTCTTCTAATGATTCTCTGTTACTATAAATGCAGTAAATGAAGCCATGAGTAAAAGAGCAGTACACAAGGCCTTTTACGAATCTGCAGCACTAATTGGAGCGAGTGTTCTTCAAGTTTACCTACTCCGCCGCCTTTTTGAACGAAAGCTTGGAATGTCCCGGGTTTAGTTTTAGCACTGCACTGCAATGTTTCATTAGCTATAGGATCATGCAGACTATTGTCATCTCAGGCACTTGATACATACAATGAATTTATGAAATCAGTGACGTTTTCTGTTTTTGAGTCTTTAGATTTATCATTGTTGAGTAAACATAAACTATATAAAGCATATGATTGGTTCAAGTTATTTCTGCTAAAATTGTTTATGGTTCCATGGTTTCGTTATGTTCATCAGCCATCGGTTGCTACTCATGCAAACTTTAGAGGCATATGATGTTCCTATGCATATTATATACATACTGCCATTGAAATATTTTCCCAATAAAAGGATGAAAAAGTAAAAGATAAGCATAGAAGACAAAATGAAAtagaattttttgaaaaacacaCCAATCACATGTATAACATGAAGAAGGAATGTGTCACGTGACAGCTCTATGGCTTGTAACACAAGGATGGCAAAAGACAATGAAATACCACAGCTTCTAATAACATCCCACCAAATCAATAAATATAGATACAGTAAGTGTTTTGTCTTCTTTACTTCTCCCTCCCACCAGAAATAAATTTTACACGACAAAGAAAAATCCAGAAGGGCTTATCAAGCCTTACAGACCCTATCTTGTTTAGGAATATATGGTGGGGCTTCAATATACTTGTGGAAGCTCTTATGTCATATACGAGTAGGGCGTCGTCAAGATTCCGCAGGCGGGGCTTGAACGCAGCAAAACCATTTTTTCTGAAAAAAACAGTTGATAACAATCATTGTAAGCAATACCAAAGCAAATTGTTATTTTTTTACAGTCAGTCAAGAATAGACTATCACCACTGCCTAACATATGCAGCTAGATGCCAAGAACAAGTCATTAGATGTTACTTACAGGTTGGGTTTTGCCAGGATCAGCTCCAGGCTTAACATTAGAATCAGACTTTGCCGGTGACTCAGGCTTGCCACCTGTTTTCTTCTCGTCCCTTGCCTTATTAAAGATCACAGTGAATCCCTCAGCAGATGCAGGATCGTTGACATCCCATTCACCAAATTTTGGCAATGGCCGACCCTTTTCCTCCTATTGCACAAAGTAAAAAGTGAAATGTCCCGTTAAGACCCTTATAATCGAAACACGTAGACAGAAAAACTATCAACTTAACCTGGCAAAACTATAGTATGTATAAGTTTCACCAAGCAGCTAATAGCAACAAAGTATTCAATTACCAGTTGTAACAAGCCAGTTAGTTGCTAGTCCTGAGAGTTCTCAACAAGCGTAAAGATAGATTACAATCACAAAATGAACAATTCATCCGCAATCAATAAGCAAGAAAATAGTCTGGCATTGATGATTCTTAAACTCTAAAAGGAGGTAAAAGGAAACAGAGGATATAATAACCAACTCTTAATTGATTCTCAAGCAGCCAAGGTACTTACTAGTGTAAGACATTAGATGTTTTTCATTTTCAATGTCATTATAGACTACAATTTCTGTTGAGATCAAACATTGCGATAAAGCTTTTCTATTCTGAGCTAGAAACTACTTCAATAGCTAAATACAATTAGAATGCAAAACATTCAATTGAAGATAAAATCACTGATACAACCTAAACATCTAAAATGCCAGTGAAACTGCCAAATCAAAGCTGCTAATTACTATAGGGGAGTTACATAACTTCAGCTTCAACTTAGTAAATTCCATTTATTTAACAACCACAAAATTAATTGGCATGCTTTGCAATATTATGAACAAACAAATGAAACTTTGTAGACTAAACCACAAGATGGAGTAGAAAAGGATTTGTGTTCAAGTCTTCAGTTGACACTACTCACGAATTCAATCCCTAGACAACCCTTACTCCCTACCCCTTAAAAAAAAAGTGACTTCAGCAGAGCTTAGATCACATTGCCTGATTATTAGCATGGTGGGGCTAAAAAGGCATGTGCAGCTTGCATTATTACAAGCCTAAATTAGCCAAACAGCAACACTGGTTACTTTTCTAGAGAAAGCACTCCGAAAAAACTTGTCTAAGAACAGAAATTCACTTCAATCACTATTTTCTAATAGGATATCCAACAAAATATCATAAATGGTTCATGAAATAACTATTTTAAACAGCGGTATAATGATTGACACGACAATTTTTATTCAAGGGAGACGTTTGGTGGGTAGAACAATGAAAGAAAGCCATGCCGACATAGCAACAGTGCAATCAATTAACAGATCAAACAGAAGCCTCCCTAATGAGCAATAATTGAGTATGAATCGCAACGACCATTTGTGGAGATAAAAATGACCACATAAATTCATAATCATATGCATCATCAATATAAAACCACAACCAGGTGACAAGAAATAATCATATCCTTGGAAAGATAAGTGAAAAGCTTAACTTATCCTGCAACATGACAAAAAGGAATCCGCCAAAAAGTAGAACATGACGTTACATAAACTAACTATCAAAGTAATATCAAATCATGCAAATCCAAGCATAATTTAGGAACATAATATATGATGCCATAGATCCCATAAAGCAATCTGATTACTCAGTGCTAGTTAATTTAATATGAACAGGTTGACACAAAAGATTCATCCACTTCAGGATATGAACAAATTTATGGATTATGACTTCCACTATCAAGCTGATAGTTACAGATTAAATATCCAATAATATACAAGTAACAATCCATGCCCTCTAAAATATCCCCAGAAAAGCTAATATTCTCTTCTGGGCATATATAGATACTTGATGTGTTCTGAAAAGAACATTATCACAATCCTAGTTTTTACTCCTTAATTACCCAACTTCAATGATTAATCAGAAACTACattttaaacacaaaaaataatggTACATTAATCCTATTTAGACAAAGATTACAAAaaacaccttgaaacaatttaCCCATTTGATAACGCATTCCATTTTCATTCAA from Gossypium arboreum isolate Shixiya-1 chromosome 1, ASM2569848v2, whole genome shotgun sequence harbors:
- the LOC108483026 gene encoding transmembrane emp24 domain-containing protein p24beta2-like, translating into MKIGFLVFVAVALLAFLCSLNAVYGIRFVIDREECFSHDVKYEGDTIHVSFVVIKADSTWHNSHEGVDLVVKGPTGDQIQDYRDKISEKFEFVAHQKGIHRFCFSNKSPYYETVDFDVHESHFTYYDQHAKDEHFNPLLEQISKLEEALYNIQFEQHWLEAQTERQAIVNEAMSKRAVHKAFYESAALIGASVLQVYLLRRLFERKLGMSRV
- the LOC108483027 gene encoding protein NOI4, which produces MSEEKGRPLPKFGEWDVNDPASAEGFTVIFNKARDEKKTGGKPESPAKSDSNVKPGADPGKTQPKKWFCCVQAPPAES